Proteins from one Chelonia mydas isolate rCheMyd1 chromosome 14, rCheMyd1.pri.v2, whole genome shotgun sequence genomic window:
- the LOC114021759 gene encoding zinc finger protein RFP — protein MAAAVNPLKSLREEATCSICLSFFKDPVSLDCGHNFCQACITQCWEGPDTDISCPQCRETFPQRTLRPNRQLGNFVEIAKQLSFQTAAAAAAGGDLCKAHQEPFKLFCNQDQMLICVICRESQAHRAHRVVPTEEAAGEHKEQIQTRLNTLKQEREELLEWKQAGEKQSQEYLGKIEAERQKIVSEFEQLRQLLEEQEQLLLAQLEELDKEIVKIQNENVTKLSEEISRLSDLISEIEEKCQQPTSEFLQDIKSTWSRCEKVKFEKPMAVPQDVSERVGVSSQRNVCLQEALKKFKETLPYQLNFLISKAEKEVQATPDPDLGIPCSVMSTDESVIQKYQNVGYVGTQNRFHPAACVLGYKGFTSGRCYWQVEVGNKRNWVLGIAKESVIHEGAKSRTPEEGIWALQSTGNGYSALTSPETPLALPRSPSNIGVYLDYEGEKVTFYDVTSSGREPIFTFTSSFTGKIIPFFGSRRVVFLSSLPFSGHCPTYH, from the exons ATGGCTGCAGCCGTGAATCCTTTGAAGAGCCTCCGAGAGGAAGCTACTTGCTCCATCTGCCTGAGTTTTTTTAAGGATCCAGTGTCCTTAGATTGCGGGCACAATTTCTGCCAAGCCTGCAtcacccagtgctgggagggaccaGATACAGACAtctcctgccctcagtgcagagagacCTTTCCCCAGAGGACCCTCAGGCCGAACAGACAACTGGGGAACTTTGTAGAAATCGCCAAGCAGCTGAGTTTCCAaacagcggcagcagcagcagcaggaggagatttGTGCAAGGCGCACCAGGAGCCTTTCAAACTCTTCTGTAACCAGGACCAAATGCTCATCTGTGTGATCTGCAGGGAGTCCCAGGCTCACCGCGCTCACAGGGTGGTCCCCACAGAGGAGGCTGCCGGGGAGCACAAG GAACAAATTCAAACCCGACTGAACACCCTGAAGCAAGAGAGAGAAGAACTTCTGGAGTGGAAACAGGCTGGAGAGAAGCAAAGCCAGGAATATCTG GGAAAGATAGAAGCTGAGAGGCAGAAGATTGTGTCTGAATTTGAGCAACTGCGGCAGTTGTTGGAGGAACAAGAGCAactcctgctggcccagctggaagAGTTGGACAAGGAAATTGTGAAGATACAGAATGAAAATGTCACCAAACTGTCTGAGGAGATTTCCCGTCTCAGTGACTTGATCAGTGAGATAGAAGAGAAGTGTCAGCAGCCAACGagtgaattcctgcag GACATCAAAAGTACCTGGAGCAG gtgTGAGAAGGTGAAGTTCGAGAAACCAATGGCTGTGCCACAGGATGTGAGCGAGAGAGTTGGTGTCTCTTCCCAAAGAAATGTTTGTCTACAGGAGGCTCTGAAGAAATTCAAAG AGACCCTGCCCTATCAACTGAACTTTCTGATCTCAAAGGCAGAGAAAGAAG TGCAGGCCACTCCGGATCCAGACCTGGGAATTCCCTGTTCCGTCATGTCCACAGATGAGAGTGTGATACAGAAATACCAAAACGTGGGATATGTAGGGACACAGAACAGGTTTCACCCTGCTGCCTGTGTGCTGGGCTATAAGGGCTTCACCTCAGGGAGATGTTACTGGCAAGTGGAGGTGGGGAACAAACGTAATTGGGTTTTGGGCATTGCCAAAGAGTCTGTGATACATGAGGGAGCGAAAAGCCGTACACCGGAGGAGGGGATCTGGGCTTTGCAGAGTACAGGGAATGGGTACTCGGCCCTCACCTCCCCTGAGACTCCTCTGGCCCTACCTCGTAGCCCCAGTAACATTGGGGTTTATCTGGATTATGAAGGGGAGAAAGTTACATTTTATGACGTTACATCTTCTGGCAGAGAGCCTATCTTTACTTTCACATCTTCTTTCACTGGGAAGATCATCCCCTTCTTTGGGAGCCGGCGTGTAGTATTTCTGAGTTCACTACCGTTTAGTGGTCACTGTCCGACATATCATTAA